One segment of Meriones unguiculatus strain TT.TT164.6M chromosome 3, Bangor_MerUng_6.1, whole genome shotgun sequence DNA contains the following:
- the LOC132652871 gene encoding uncharacterized protein LOC132652871 — protein sequence MGGQIVMLKRAEASCRESIRQAVKPLSQSWKRVEKHLNKSREPREGEILGTVDKSRRSVSTAQPPPDTTPKQTKALAPLAGDEDPLKTHQHSLALSPTKEKALEEHIKTFGKRMAFGQPQRVESLESYLTKLQPPGSFSQFRCPSHTVSGLDSDKSSRLLQRNTSGDRRGTVNLAPIQGGPLPASLPVGQIQPASGNRKVFVDQKAPSGREAVQPWTPGMVDKGSLQQFGSHNRHGPELPMSPDGPTDERLASSTKTQGPRGERKSWEDGSMAEGSMDWRAGWPGRQDRLCTEEK from the exons ATGGGAGGTCAGATAGTCATGCTCAAGAG GGCAGAGGCGTCATGCAGGGAGTCCATCAGGCAAGCTGTCAAGCCCCTGAGTCAGTCCTGGAAGAGAGTCGAAAAACATCTTAACAAAAGTAGAGAACCCAGGGAGGGTGAGATCCTTGGCACTGTGGACAAATCACGACGTTCTGTCAGCACGGCACAGCCTCCACCTGACACAACCCCCAAACAAACGAAAGCTCTGGCACCATTGGCAGGGGATGAAGACCCACTGAAAACACACCAGCACAGTTTGGCACTGAGTCCTACCAAAGAAAAGGCGTTGGAAGAACACATTAAGACCTTTGGCAAGAGGATGGCATTTGGTCAGCCCCAAAGAGTTGAATCCTTAGAGTCCTACCTGACAAAACTACAGCCACCCGGTTCTTTCTCTCAGTTCCGCTGTCCCTCACACACCGTTTCTGGACTGGATTCTGACAAGTCCTCCAGACTCCTCCAAAGAAACACTAGTGGAGACAGAAGGGGGACAGTGAATTTAGCCCCCATCCAAGGAGGGCCTCTCCCTGCTAGCTTGCCTGTGGGCCAGATACAGCCGGCCTCTGGGAACAGGAAGGTGTTTGTCGATCAAAAAGCTCCAAGTGGCAGAGAGGCCGTCCAGCCCTGGACACCCGGTATGGTGGACAAAGGCAGCCTGCAACAGTTTGGATCACACAACAGACACGGCCCAGAGCTGCCCATGAGCCCAGATGGGCCAACAGATGAGAGACTGGCTTCGAGCACCAAGACACAGGGGCCTCGGGGAGAAAGgaagagctgggaagatggctccatGGCTGAGGGGTCCATGGACTGGAGGGCTGGGTGGCCTGGGAGACAGGACAGACTGTGTACTGAGGAGAAGTGA